CACATGCACGGCGGTGTTACCTTGGTAAGCACGTACCTGTCACTGCTTGTCTCAAATTCCCTCCAACCTCCACCCCGAATGCGAAGAGACTCATTAACCAACCCGCCGGCGCTACTACAAACATTCCTCTCGCGCGGTTTGGCAGGACAGTGAATGTCATGCTGGCTCCGTTCGGCGGGTCGGTAGTTCTAGTTCGCAACATGAAAGATTACACTTCAGATCTTGCTTGATATGGAACTGGGTCAAGAGAACAATTTTAATTAACAGGGGGGGTACTTAAATATTATAGGGGTTGGTGAGATAAAGGTAGATATAGGAATGCGGAGGGGTAAAAAGGGTTGTACTGTCAGCTCACGTGGTTTGGGTTGTGGGTCAACAAAGCAGTTATGGCTGACCTGGGTGTTCTGAGGGGTGGCAGGACCACCCGAGCAGAGACTTGGATGTCAGAGATCGGTGCGAGGTGCGTCGGGCAGCCCAAAGGTCAGGGGCGGGCGGTTTTAGGTTCTACCgacaaaggtcagggcaggaggTGAGTTAGGAAACGTACTGTTGGCATGCGTGCATATCGCTCACGTCTGCccgacgggggggggggtgcaggtgGTGTGTAGACTGCACCGGTTCCTCCCGGTACCCGGAGGGAAGACGCAACGGCGGCCACAACAGTTACATTGGATTGTTTACTTGTCTTACTTGGAGTTGGGTTCATCCATGACTGGGTTGATCTCAATGGGGACAGGAAGACAGGAAGTGCATTAGAGATAGTATTGGGACGAATAAAATGGAATAAATTCGTGCAGAGAAGAACTTTATTCTTACAACAGGGTGATAAGGGAGCCATAAACCTCGGTtataagaaacaaaatgtaacaatgcaTCGTGCCAGCCCGTAGTTACACGTACATTCGATTTAATACGTTGTTGTTGATAGCATACCTTTAATCTacttataaacattttattgtgtagCTGGTACAAGGTCACAAATTCCCAACCATAAACAAATTGTGTATTACAGAGGAACAACACCAGGGGGCGCACCTGAGCAATAATAGATAAATCATTTGATACAAAgtagttacattttattcaataaTCGTTTATGGTTAATATGATATTCagattcatataaaatatacacaatactattaaaaaaaggatatatatattattaagtgacaaataaatacagggatatccattaaaataaaggAGACGCGCCTCGCTGCCCAGTCCATTAGAAAGCTATAGCGATAATGATAAAAATGTCAGCGGGTTAATAACCTGGCAGGCATGAAAAGAAGAAACGTAATAAgtgttttttctccttcttctaGTGCTCTTTCACCTACTTTAGTGAGTTTAACACTTTAACagctaatatacagtataacattCTACTTGTTTCTAGGGGGACTCTATCGCTTGTCTCACCCAAAGGGAATGCGTCTCCCATGGGTGTCATTGACATTCAAAGCACTGTGTCTCCATGGAAACCATGGAACAGCCAgactatataaaaaagtaattactgtcctgttttaaagaaaatgatgtCCCGTAAACGTAAAGGCATGAAAAcctttaacatttaaacattaatgtatgtgtaaatagtgcccaccattccccccccccaaaacttgcACACATTTCTTTCGAgacttaaaaatgttaaatatccGACGTGAATGActtaaaatgtgcttttctcaCGAGAATCTTAAAAGAATGTCATGTAAGCATTCTGATGAGATCGTTTGcctttgatgatgtcatattcccaCGGCCTGAGTCACTAATGCCTTGGAGACATGTGAGGGATGTTTTAGGTAACATCGGCTTTCTCTTGTGTTTAGGAcataatatggtaacattttataaatggtGCCGGAATCAGTTTAAGGGATTCCGCAGTATCCTCGGTATTATACCTGGAGTCCGGTTTTCAAACTGGAGGCTGAAGAGATCAGTTGTGACAGAAACCAGTGATTGAATACTGGAAATTGCAttaaggttttcttttttagggACTCCCTAAAAAAGATTTCTTATGTTTTTGGGGTAAATATTTTTACCGACTTTCTAGTTATGATAATATCTGTAATACAGCAGGGTTTTAGTAGGATGCTCGCTAAAACACTCTGATTGCAtcaggttatgacatcataacctcaAGGCTGAAGCAGGACAGGACTGGCAAGGGtgccaggggggcaattgcaaCCTGGGCCGCtttgattaaattattttgtgccACTGACATGTGTTTTACCTGCAATTCCACATAGAGCCACCAGGGGGTCTGAAGTAAAAGGGTTCCAAATACTCACGGAATGAATCCCTTCTGTGTGTTCTTTATGGGTTTTTATGTATTCTCTCTTTGCTGATCTGTTCTAGATGAGTCTGGAAAGCATACTTTAggcattttgtttccaaatgtgCTTTAGGTTGCTTTTTAGCTGAGCCACCAGGCTagaattaccccccccccaggctgAATGTTACCAGCCCTTCCTCCGATTCCAGAACATGGAGGGTGATGGGAGAGACAGACGTGGGGCTCCCCAAATATTTCATGTTACTGCAGAATCCAGGAAACCCATTTTTACAAGAAACACCTTTATCGTCTGCGCTCTGGATTCACGTAGCGATATTAAACAACAAAGGATTGTGAGACGCAACCAGCACGATACAAACCATCAAGTTTATCCTCCATCTGCCGATCCTTGTTGGCCGGGCAGGGACCTGACTGTAGCAACAGCTGTGACCCAGATATACGCTTCGCTGCCAAACATAGTCCGATGTTTATTAGCAACGCAATAAAcaagcaaagaagaaaaaagagagagagagattcacatatttattattgtcaACCGGAGAGGGGCAAGGGACCAGTTCATGCACCTGCTAAAAAACAGAACTATTATGTACCTGCGCATGGAGAAAAACAACTGAGGGAACATCATCGTACAAATAAATATCTCCATTAATTTATTCAAAATGGCCTCGGTGTCAGACAGATATAGCTGAACCAGGGGCCCCTATAGCCTTCTCTAGGACCACTTTATGTCAGTGGGCACTATGGGCACCACCCCGTGGATTACTAATACCCGGGGGGGGCCGGTTACAGATTTTGTTTAGAGGATATGATCTAGTAAGCTGTATAGATTCAGAGGCCTTAActgcagaaaaatattttttctaattttgattAAAGTAAAGGAACGCACGTTTTACGTATTCTGCCCAAAAGCCtataaatgctttaaaatgaCCCTGCCCCATCCTGGAACATTAACGTtatcataaaacatatgtagTTATGTACCTATATCCATATGTATTTATGGCTGTATATAGTTTGCAGAAGGTCAAACAAAAATGGTGGCGGCACTAGGCAAGGTTGACCGCTCTTCAGCTCTAAAGAACTTCAAAATTTCATTTAAAGAACAAGACTGTAAAGACTGTACGTTCAACTaataaagaagagaaaaaagaaagtagaGTGCAAAATGGCCGCCTAGATGTTTCTTGGCAACTGTTTTGGAACTTTTCAacttttctttctctgttttgGACGCTAAGAGTTTAACGATATAACAGCCCGGCTCTTTTCTGTTTAACTCGTAAAAGGAAACTATGTCTTGTAATTCAATGGTTCTTTGTAAACATGTAAGTCGTTTTGATGTATCCCCATCACGGAGTGATCCTCTTCCAAACAGTACCTTTAGGAGTTTGGTCCTTTTCTTTGGGTATGATTGATGTCATATcattgatgtcatatcctggtgctcccCTTTAGGTCATACACTGGAGGGGATACTATGGGTGTCTGAGCTGGCTCAGCATCGACCTCTACAGTATCAAATGTCTATTGAGCTGGGACCCATTGGGTGATCTATTGGGTGATCTGCCCCTGTAATGCCGCGGAGGGGTTGCTGCCCCTGGACCCGCCAGCCCATGGCAGAATATGCTGCTTGGTGAGTGTGTTGATGTATGTTTGTAAGAGCATGAATGGAATGACTGGGCATGGTGAATATGGCAATGCATTGAACACTAAGGAAAGAAGGTAACATCAGCGTCACACGAAAAGCTGAAacggatatataatatatattaaactctGAGCGGAAGCAGTCTCGCCGTGATGccagtttatattatttttatattatttttttttaattatttattattatttaaaatatttagaattacTGTtcttcattaaaacaaaaatttgaaaataaaaaaacccaaaccctaataaaaaaatgtatatgtaaataccGGAACTCCCAGCCCGGGGCACATAATGTATTGTTCAGTCTATACCAGCAGGCAGCCATCTTTGACTGCAGGATTTATGCGCctctataaaaatgtaatgcttatcacaaaaacaaaaagcatatgATAAGTGTGGACCGCGTGTATATACGCGGTAGAAAAATAACAACGTGAAACAAAGATATCAAAGTTtctgttcttttattattattatttacagataCCAGATCGGGGTACAGgatgtttaaatgtatatagCATCTCTTTCatatttctgtatgttttttttcctccccttttgggaagtactcatttttttttaactactgaaataaataaataaattaacaaacaaACCGAGGCTTTGCAAAGGAGTCCTTTTAGCAGGTATCGGAGTCTGGGTGCAGTAACTCGAACTTGTCATCACAACAGAAATACTAGCAGCTTCGATGGGCATTGACAGAAGCGAGaggaaattaaaatacatttataaataaataatgaaccaAAAACAAGTCAAAGTACAATATTTTACCACCTGTTTGTGACGAGGACGGTAATGGCGTCCTTTtgtgtttaaaagttttttgtttatttttatcctgAGAGGTGGGTCATGTACGGCGCTGCCTAATGGAGCAACCCCCAACATGCGCGGTTATCATTAAATAATATCACAGCAATAACAGAAGAAAAGATATAAAGGTGGTAACGTATAGTCACAGACATAGCTTAGCTTCTAAGGCATCCCTTTTCGCAGGGCCTAGAGGCAAAGGGCCACCAGGTTCACCCCTAATCTCGTTGTACAATAACAGGGATCAAGATGGGATGACAGTttgttgcaataatccaggtaTCCCGGTGGGTAAGGAGCGGGCCAGATTTCCTAAAAGGATCGTCGTATCACTCgataaaaagaagaagaaacaaaagtGAAGTAGAAGGTATTGGGGTACACAAAGCTTTTGCTGTCTCTGCTTATTTGACCATCTTATCCAAATCTTAATAAGTCAAATAAAATGCAGGCGTATCCGTATCCAGCCTACGAGGGTCACTGGAACAGGAGAGAGTCAGCGCGGAGGCCTAAACACCTTCTAAAAGGTCTGTAACCGAAAATGAGGGCAACAAACATTAAGCCCCAAGAGACGGCGGACCTCTGATCCTGCCTCGCTGATGATTCGCAGGTCACCACAAACCGAATTCTGGTCGCCACCATCAACCGTCAAATCGTTCAGTTTTGTTCATTCAATATGAAGAAACAATTAACGTGGTTATTCCTCAGCCTGCTACTGGAGCATCGCTCTGGGATCTTTAGCATGCGGAAAAGGAAAGGTTTTGGGCAAGAAAACCAGCAGGTTCTTCaaatatttcttcatggatCCCTAATATGCTTTCCTGTCTACACACAAGCAGCCTTTGAGATGTGGAGCTTTTGAAGAAGGCGACCTTGTGTGTCCCTCACAGAGGCACAGGGGAAATAGTTCTCGCTCTTGGACTGACGTCCAAGTTCTTCTCCTTTAAAAAGGTTTGGCTTTTGCAGTTGGGAATGTTTAGCGTAAACGGGCGCTGAGGTCCATCGTCGAGCTTCTTTGTGTTTGCCCGtcgttttttaaaattttctggGCTATGTTGTTGCTCCCAGTTTTCCTTTGGCCTTTCTTTCTGTCCCATCTTTGGTTGAGCCTCTTCCTCTTCCGAATAGTAATACAAGAAGTTAAGTCCAAAGCCCAAAAAGCGATCCCACAAACCCATCGGCTTGGAGGAGAGCGACTGGGACGGCACCAGCTGTGACATGGACGGCGTGCGAAAGTTGTTGTGCGTTTCGACGGAGGCGCATAGAGGTGTGTATACGGATTTAATGTCCAGAGAGAAGGAGCGCTTCAAACTACTAATCTCACGTCGATGGTCTGAGGAGATCCCCATGGAGGTAAACCGGCTCTCCAGAGTCGTTCCGGACTCCATTTTTGTGCAGGAACCATCTAGTTTGGTAGCCTCGATCGCTACCTCTACTTCCTGAGAGTTAGCACTGAGATTGCTGTTGCTTTGGCAAGGCTGTTCCCCAAACGTCTGCTCTTGGGCACACGGGCGATCGAAGCTCCTTCTGTCTGTAGGACTGACTTCAGGAGATGGATCGTCGGCTCCGGTGGGTGGAGAAGCGGCTATACTCATTTCGTATTCAAGGAGTTGTCCGAGGAAGTTAAAGTTGGGGGAAATGGTAGGTCGCTTCTCTTTAACAAACCTACGGAATAAATTGTAAATGTGCATCTGTGCTTCATTCATTGCCACGGTTTCAAGTGTTGTTCAAAAGATAAAGAACTAGCTCAAGAAGCAAATTCTGCACCTAATATGTTTTTACCTGTAGGCATCATCCAGAGAGAGTCCCATGGACCTCATAATATAGGCAATCGCGACAGCTGCCGAGCGGGAGATTCCAGCTAGACAATGGACCAACACTTTACCATTTACCAATTCCACTTTttctggagagaaaaaaagacaaagaagaGTGAGCTCTTGTTAATAATGTAACACATGCATACGAGCCTGGCTCTTATCCGCTAGGGTAAGACAATGAGAGTTACGTACCTATAAACTCAACGGCTGCGCTGAGCCAGGGCAGGATCTTCTCACAGTAGCTGTCGTTGATGGGGATTCGTAGGAAGTGGTTGTCGGGAATGAAGAGGGGCTTTGGACAGCTGTAACTGACGTTCAGCACATGAGTGATGCCGTTCTGACTAATCACCTCCTGCGAAGACATTAAAGAAGAGATAGAAATTAATGCGAGTTATGAACGATGAATCGCAAGAACATATCTCCATGACTCCATGTTTTAACTAATATTAGTATAAAAGTCCCATTTGTCTGTTCAGTAATGCTCCTTAACCATTGGGTTCCGCTTCTTTTTGATTTTCGACAATGGTAACAGTGTAACACCAGCAATCACAGACAGCTGAGACCTGATTGCACTCGTCTTTCACACATTCTGGGAATGAAAGAAGCATTTGTTCTATTTAAATTATTACGACACCGGATTAGGTGTTTGTATCCTTATCATCCGTCATCTGGCATTAACAAGCACGTGTTCCATGAACGTCGATCGAATCGACCAATCCCCTCTCGTTTCATGCACCATGTGACACAACAAAAGAAGCCTGAACGGACCGGTTTAACAGAGCTACGAGAAAATAAACCATGGCCTATATTCAGTTGGAAAAACAGAGTATTTGGCTCCAAAGTAACAATAAAAATTCTTCCAGAGGCTGAACCGAGAGGCTCCGGGAACTCCTAGCAGAGACCACACAATTTAATGATTTGCTTCACCAGAGAGTGCCAGGCGTGAGATATATTGACCACGGAAAGCAATTACGCGGCTCCAGCCTGCGATCTGTTTGGCGAATTCCCCGCCACCCACTTATATTGATGACGTCGTACCTGGTTCATGACATCATTTTGCGAGCCAAGGTAGAGGTGCGGTAGGATGCGCGTTACGGAGACGGTGGAGGTGGAGAGACAGGGCTGGGATATGCTTGTGTGCAGTATGTTGGTGGTCGTCCTTCCTTCGCACAGATTTGGGAACTGAGACGAGAATTCTGCAAATCCGCCTGGAAAACATAAAACCCAGATAGTTAGAAAAACTAAAAAGGGTTATTTTTGATAACATTTATAACGTCTTTGGACGTAACAACCTGGCGTGTACCTGAATTCTGCtcattttatatacttttaactctttgtaacATTTCTTTATAACTAGAAGAAGTGGCGTTATATACAACCCCCAAATGTCCCTTGTATAAGGGGTTCCATGTCAGCCAACTAAGTTAGTTGATGACATTTGCAATGGAGGTCAAGCACAGGGTGGTTCATATTATATTCTAAGTAAAACAGTAGGGTTCAAAAGTTATCTAGTGATCAAGATTCATGTGAAGGAGTCGGGAACAAAATCAGCCGCCGATATCCAGCTGCAAATCCCATCACACCCGGTTTAATTTGGAGGCTCTGGTTCAACGCCGGTTAAAGGGACAAAGCTGATCCACTTTCAACACGCATAACGCATGCCTTCTGCTCCCTATTTTTGGCAAGCTACCCAATTTGGATGGGGCATAGCGATGCGATCACGGCATTTACCATTTAAAGCGGGATGACTGCATTGATAACCCAGCGTTTCTCAGGGACAAGTTGATTTGTGTGCGTGAGAAAATTGGATTCTGTCCTGGGAGATGGCGCAAAGCCAACTcataatatacagtacatatccCGCTAAGGAGGAAAGCTCCatacccccccatatatatatatatatatatatatatatatactgtatatatgtgtagtaTATGTGAAGTCATACATAAAGCACAACGGAACACTAGTTTCACtgaatgataaatatttaattcccTCTCTCTGGGGCTTCATTGAAGGCTTTCTCCGCAGCGATGACCTCAGTCAGAAATGGATTACGGATTACGTATCACAGAATGAAATCCTATAAGAGGTTCATCCGCTGACTACCGACTCTTAAAACCTGATATCACtcggaaaaaaagataaatttaGTCAATCGGATGTTTCTGGACTGAATGGGGGGTAAAGAATCAATGAAAGCgtcagcaacatttttttttgtcaatgacCTGCGTGCGgctttatcttattttatgatAAACCAGGGGCCTTCAACAAGAAACCTCCAGCTGTTAAGCCAATGGACAACACTCACAGCCAGCCACATTTCTAAATGATTTAGGACTCCGACTCCCAACTTACCGCTACAGTTACCGAGAACACATAAGGTGGGATGGAGTATAGGAATACCTTTATAATTCAATAATTAAAGGAAATTTATTCTGAATTTCACTTACCTTCTAGTAAAGAAACAGACGTGTACTTCTTCTCCAGCTTTCCCACAACCAAGGACACAAAATGTCCCGCTAATATTTCATGGTTACCCTGATCATAAACCACCACCTGCTTCTCGAAGGAAGGGTCGATCTGCAAGTGAAACCATAAGGGAGAACCATAAGCTTTATTATACAGTAGAAAGGGTATGGCTCTTATAGAAGTATTGGGGTAAATTTGGAGAATCCACATTTTGAAGGAATCTGGGGCTCTACTCTATTGAACTGTGGTGGTGGTTCCTAATTGCCTGAGGACCTTCAGTGTTCTAATTCTGTTAACGGCATAGAACCCGCTATAAAAAGGTTAAATGTAGCAATTCTTGAATTCTACATTCTGTCCATATGGTCCAACTAACTCTACAATTCCTAGATGTCCAGGTTTTTTTAATTGGCCAAACTAATCTAAGGTTCCAGACAGGCTGGAGAACACACGTTCAGTGCGGTGGGGAGTTGCGCACCCCATTGAcagcaaaggggttaaagtaggGGCTTTTGGGGCAGCTGAGTCATTCAGAGGCCATATTGATTAATCTGACTCACCAGAGTTCAAGCAGCTCTTTCCCAACTAACTTCTCGGTTGACGTGAAGCTAATTGGGAACGGCCGACCAAGTAAGATCAGCGCGTGACTCAGACTGGGGAAAAACCCAATTTGGCATAACGTAGGCATATCAGTGCTTAAACAGAGCGCAGGTTGGGGGTGTTTTACACTTTCACGATGAAGGAAGTAACGTGATCTTGTCTACTAGAAAGAGCTTTTCATTACTATATAGACTAGTTAAGCCATATTAATGATCATAATACCTGAAGCTCGCAAGCAGCTGCCATATTACTAATCCTATAACCCTGGACAAGGATAATTACCCCTAAAATGCCTCAGATTGGTATATGATCACCCCAAAACAGGATAGGTAGCAACAGGCCAGGGAGGACATTTCTTCCCAAGCACCATAGGCGCCAATGACTTCCACCATCTTTGACACTTGCTTATCCCTAACCAGAGCTCCTAGGAGCCCCCAAGGGTTGGAGACAGCATCTCGAAGGGGCATCAACCAGTGGAGCTCTTCCTAACACTCATCGATCTCCTATAGTCCCTTTCTAAGAATGATGAAACATTGTAATAGGACTAATCTAGACATTTCTATGAATTTAAGTTTAAGACTGGATATCCCGGCGTGTTTGCAGCTCACCTTTGGATGGCGTGGCAAAACAAGTAACTCTTTCAGGAGACGTTTCCGAGCCAGCTTGGAGCCACAGAGGTTCACCGAACCCACCACATGGAGGTTATTGTACTCGCTAAAGGAGCGGCAGTCAATCACCAGGACCCCTTCGCTGTCCTCTCGCAAAATCCCGGCCAGTTTTTGTGCCTGCATAGCTTGAGGTGGCTTCCTCTCTCCACCCATTATGGACGGTCTGTGGGAACACAACAACATTAAATACGTAGATTCGTGGCTGCCGCCTTCGTACGTCAGATGCACGGTATATATTTCTTACAACAACAAGAGCTCTCGGTGAGAAACACCAGCAGAGGTTGATTCTTATGGGATTCTTATGTCCCCTGACAATTCTTTTTAAAGAACCAGCAGCTTCTACTGGGTATCCGCCATATAAACAAAGATACGGCTTAGAGCGTGATAActtaaaaatacaatgtttctatatggaaaaacagttaaatatgtaaatatatacaaattttcCAATatccttttcttttatttcaaatgtaacGTTATTTTTAGATCGTTAGCTCTAATGGCCAGAGCTATACGCTAGCTTTGGGCAAAATATTGAAAATCGCTTCCACGGTACTATTATGGGCTCTAATGTGATCGGGAACCAAATGTTACACTTCCTGAAACGTCTCATGAGCCAAGAGTGGTCAAGTGACATAGGTCACAACGTATGTGACGTATAAATTGCCGGGAACGAGGTATTTCCTGGTGTAGAAAGCGCTACTTTCTGCCTATTTTCCACCGAGCCATTCCCTACACGTGTCTCTGATCCAACATGTCCCAAACATTATTTTCCCCGTTGTAAAGCTCTGTTAAAGCCTcattaataaatgataattatatcAGTGCTTCTTCTTTAAGTAGGCAGGAGGAATGTTCCCTGTTGCACTTCTTATCTTGAGTAAGACTAAGTAGGACACAACAGGAAGTACACAGTGCAAAGGAAATATGCTTCCCCcagctcattaaaaaaaaaacccacaagcaATCTAAAATATCTTTAGGGATTTCAAGGCTTTAAAACCATTCACACATCTCTACGCAACCAGGCCTCGACCGGCCACAGAGCAAATTCTCATATATCTACACAGATTCTTGCAAGAGTGAGCCCGCCATCTCGGAAAACAATTTAAATGCCTGAGATAATTCGTGCCCGTTTGGTCTGTgaccattataataataattatattaaataatgttcATTAAGGGCATATATTCTGATAATAATTCATGGCAGGATCCTTCAGGGAGAAGATCTTCTAAACATAACGACCGATGCTTTCATCGtgaatgtttcttttaaatacGTCTACCTACAGAGGAACAAAGACTTCAAAGACCCCAAAGAGACAAAGCATTTAATATGAACCTTCCGCAACAAAAGCGTATACATTAATCAGAATTCTGGTATATATACTGGGGTTGGCCTGATGAAGCTCATTACGGCGGCATCATTAAAAGCCTCCTCCGCTTTCCTGGTTCATTCACTGATAATGAAACAAATATGAAggggctttaaaaaaaagacattacgTTGCCAATCAGGAGGGCAGATGttggtatatattttgttctgtttaGCCCATTTCAGCTTTTTGAGccattaagattaaaaaaacaaaaataagcgtacaatttctgcttttttactgtatatttttatgggTAATGTTGCACGGTAGAAACAAAGGCAGAAAAaggtgggttaaaaaaaaggagacgGGTTTTAACAGGGGAAGAAAGACAATGGAGGAACGACAAAGAGACAAAAACTGACATCAGATGGCAACATTCTGTTATTGTTCTATTTTTGCATCTATTTATCTTGATATAATAATGAAACGCATTCTTCTATGTAAAGGCCATCTTCAGTGCCATGCAGGACATCAGCTTGGCCTTGTAGTCAGGAAAGCACGACTGACCCAACGAATGACATCATTAATCAAACGATCTGTGACCTCGTACAAAATAGGCATTTGATTATTTCTGCCTTCTTCTGCCGAGGGATGGTAAACATTGTAACAGCGACGTCCCCTCTGCTCTGCTCTGCACTAAAAAGGGTTAAGGCAGGACCCTCCCCTTCATAAAGCCCGTTCGTAAGATAAACGGGGGTAATTGGGGCAGCGTGAGGCATTGGGTGCCGAGTAATGCCCCTTTAATTCACAGGAAAGCTATTTCCAGCAGCGGGAGTTAATGGAAGTACTTAATCATGGTGTATTTCTGCAAGGGTGGACGTAGGCCTGGTATAGCTCACCGCGCATACACAATAGATCGCGTGTTAGGTCTCTAATTCAGAGCACACTCTTCTAATTGTAACACGCAACGGCATTTATTATAagccaataaaaataatgcGGGTCtccttaaagaaaatatttcaggATGGATTCCAAGACAGGGTTGCGAGTCGGGGAGCTTTGGCGAAAAGAACCCTAAAATATAT
This window of the Spea bombifrons isolate aSpeBom1 chromosome 12, aSpeBom1.2.pri, whole genome shotgun sequence genome carries:
- the LOC128470189 gene encoding dual specificity protein phosphatase 8-like, with amino-acid sequence MGGERKPPQAMQAQKLAGILREDSEGVLVIDCRSFSEYNNLHVVGSVNLCGSKLARKRLLKELLVLPRHPKIDPSFEKQVVVYDQGNHEILAGHFVSLVVGKLEKKYTSVSLLEGGFAEFSSQFPNLCEGRTTTNILHTSISQPCLSTSTVSVTRILPHLYLGSQNDVMNQEVISQNGITHVLNVSYSCPKPLFIPDNHFLRIPINDSYCEKILPWLSAAVEFIEKVELVNGKVLVHCLAGISRSAAVAIAYIMRSMGLSLDDAYRFVKEKRPTISPNFNFLGQLLEYEMSIAASPPTGADDPSPEVSPTDRRSFDRPCAQEQTFGEQPCQSNSNLSANSQEVEVAIEATKLDGSCTKMESGTTLESRFTSMGISSDHRREISSLKRSFSLDIKSVYTPLCASVETHNNFRTPSMSQLVPSQSLSSKPMGLWDRFLGFGLNFLYYYSEEEEAQPKMGQKERPKENWEQQHSPENFKKRRANTKKLDDGPQRPFTLNIPNCKSQTFLKEKNLDVSPRARTISPVPL